From Mycobacterium colombiense CECT 3035:
CCGCGATGCTGGGCTGGATGCTCACCGAACGCATCCGCGACGGCAAGGCGACGACGCTGGGCGCGGCGTCCGGCATCGTCGCGGGCCTGGTCGCCATCACGCCGTCGTGCTCGTCGGTCAACGTGCTCGGCGCGCTGGTGGTGGGACTGGTGGCCGGCGTGGTGTGCGCGCTGGCGGTCGGCCTGAAGTTCAAGCTCGGCTTCGACGACTCGCTCGACGTGGTCGGGGTGCACCTGGTCGGCGGTCTGGCGGGCACCCTGCTGGTGGGGCTGCTCGCCGCCCCGGAGAGCCCGGCCATCAACGGCGTCACCGGGGTGTCCAAGGGTCTGTTCTACGGCGGCGGCTGGGCTCAGCTCGAGCGGCAGGCAGTCGGCGCGTTCAGTGTCCTCATCTACTCTGGGGTGGTTACGCTGATCCTGGCGTTGATCCTGAAATACACCATCGGGCTTCGTCTGAACCCAGAGGCGGAAGCCGCGGGTATCGACGAGGCCGAGCACGCCGAGAGTGGATACGATTTCGCCGTGGCAACCGGTTCGGTTCTCCCGCCCCGGGTGGCTGTGGCGGATACCCGCAACGGCCTGGAGGAGGAGCGAGTGGGCGACAAAGTGGAGGCAGAGCAGTCATGAAGCTGATCACCGCGATCGTAAAGCCGTTCACGCTCGATGACGTGAAGACCAGCCTCGAGGACGCAGGCGTCCTGGGGATGACGGTCAGCGAAATCCAGGGCTACGGCCGGCAGAAGGGCCACACCGAGGTCTACCGCGGCGCCGAATACTCGGTCGACTTCGTGCCCAAGGTGCGCATCGAGGTCGTCGTCGACGACTCCATCGTCGACAAGGTCGTGGACAGCATCGTCCGGGCCGCGCGCACCGGCAAGATCGGTGACGGCAAAGTGTGGGTGAGCCCCGTGGAAACCATTGTGCGGGTGCGCACCGGCGAGCGTGGAACCGATGCGCTATGACATCCGCTGTCAATTGCTGATTCGACCCGGGCGGGCGCCGACGGCGTGACCCCGAACGACCCCGACCCGTCCGGGCATCTGGGCGGGACAGAAAGCGCCTGCGGGGCAGTCGATCTGGCTGCCTCGCGGCGCCAACTGCTATCTGAGGGCGGCAAGTTGCACGCCGCCGAACTGCGGCACGCCTGGCTGGATCTGCACGAATCGTGGTTGATGGCAAAGGCCGCCGAGATCGGAATCGCCGAAGACAGCGGCTTCGCGGTCGTCGGGATCGGGGGCCTCGGGCGCCATGAGCTGTTGCCGCATTCCGATCTTGATCTAATGCTGTTGCACGACAACAAGTCCGACGATGTGCTGGGCAAGGTCGCCGACAAATTGTGGTATCCGTTGTGGGACGCCAACGTTCGGCTCGACCACAGCGTGCGGACCGTCTCCGGGGCCTTGAGCGTCGCCAATGCCGACATGATCGCGGCGCTGGGCATGCTGGATGCCCGCCACATCGCGGGCGACGCGCGGCTCTCCGACGAGTTGATCGCCGGGGCACGACGCCAGTGGCGCAGCGCAATTCGCTCACGCATGAACGAGCTCGTCGAGATGACGCAAGCCCGCTGGGACCGGTGCGGCCGCATCGCGCAACGCGCCGAGCCGGACCTGAAGTCGGGTCGCGGCGGCCTTCGCGACGTGCAACTGCTCGACGCGCTGGGCGTGGCCCAGCTGATCGACCGCCACGGCATGGCGCGTCCGGAATCGCCGGGGGGTTCCCTCGACGATGCCCACCTGACGCTGCTCGACGTGCGCACCGAGCTGCACCGGGTGTCGGGGCGCGGACGCGACCAGCTGCAGGCCCAATACGCGGACGAGATCAGCGACGCCCTGCATATCGGGGACCGATTCGACTTGGCGCGCAAGCTATCCGATGCCGGACGCACCATCGCCTACCACACGGAGACGGGCATTCGGACCGCCGAGAACGCGCTGCCGCGCCGCGGGGTGACGGCGCTGGTGCGCCGCCCCAAGCGCCGCCCGCTGGACGAAGGCGTCGTCGAATATGCCGGCGAGATCGTGCTTGCCCGCGACGCACGCCCCGATACCGACGTGGGTCTGGTGTTGCGGGTGGCCGCCGCTTCGGCCGACACCGGCCTGCCGATCGGCGCCGCCACGCTGAGCCGGCTGGCCGCCAGCGCGCCGGAGATGCCTGTGCCGTGGCCGCGAGAGGCGTTGGACGACTTGCTGGTTGTGCTGTCCGCCGGCCCGACCACGGTGGCGACCATCGAGGCGCTCGACCGCACCGGGCTGTGGGGCCGGCTGCTGCCCGAATGGGACGCCATCCGCGACCTGCCGCCCCGCGATGTCGCGCACAAGTGGACGGTGGACCGCCACGTCATCGAGACGGCCGTCAACGCCGCACCGCTGTCCACCCGGGTCGCGCGGCCCGACCTGCTCGCGCTCGGCGCGCTGCTGCATGACATCGGCAAGGGCCGCGGCGTCGACCACAGCGTGCTCGGGGCCGGCCTGGCGCTCGAGATCGGCCCCAGGCTGGGCATGCCGCCGATCGAGGTCGAGCTGCTGGCGCAACTGGTGCGCCACCACCTGCTGCTGCCGATGGTGGCCACCCGCAGCGACCTCAATGACCCCAACACCATTGAGCGGGTGGTCAAAGCGCTGGGCGGGGATGCGCTGCTGCTCGAAGTGCTGCACGCGCTGACCGAGGCGGATTCCAAGGCCACCGGCCCCGGGGTATGGAGCGAGTGGAAGGCGTCGCTGATCGAGGACCTGGTCCGGCGCTGCCGGCTGGTGATGGCGGGGGAGTCGCTGCCTGAGGTGGAACCCGCTGCACCCCAATATCTTTCGTTGGCCGTGGACCGCGGCGTGCATGTGGACATCAAGCCCAGTGGCGGTGAGCGCCTGGACGTGGTGATGGCCGCACCGGATCAGCGGGGGCTGGTATCCAAGGCCGCCGCGGTGCTGGCGCTCAACTCGCTGCGCATCCATTCGGCCTCGGCCAGCACCCACGAGGGATTCGCGATCGTCGAATTCGTGGCGTCGCCGCTGTTCGGTTCGCCGCCGGAAGCGGGACTGCTGCGCCAGCAGTTCACCGGCGCGCTAGCCGGTGACGTCGACGTGCTGGGCACGCTGGAGAAGCGCGACAGCGACGCCGTCAGCGCGGCGACCAGCCGGGCCGGCGAGGTCCAGGTCGGGGTGCCCGTCACCCGGTCGAGCGCGCCGCCCCGCATCCTGTGGGTCGACTCCGCCTCACCCGACCAGCTGATCGTCGAGGTCCGCGCGATGGACCGGCTCGGGCTGCTCGCGCTGCTGACCCGGGCGCTGGAACGGGCCGGCACCGACATCGTCTGGGCGAAGGTCAACACCTTCGGCTCGACGGCGGCCGACGTGTTCTGCGTGACGGTGTCGGCCGAGGCGGCCGACGCGGCCGGAGACGCCGAGCACGGCGCGCGGGACGTGGTCGAGCAGGGCCTGCTGGCCGTGCTGGGCGGGCCGGCGGTCGAGGTGCTCGAGGAGCCCGTCGGCGACTGAGCCTATGGTGGCGACCCGCTGCGCCCGGCTACGCCGCGCTTGCGATCGCCACTGAGCCTAGCGCTCGGCGTTGAGCTGGCGCACGGCGTCGATGCGTGCGCGCAGCTGTTCGCGGCTGGCCGCGGCGATCGGGGGCCCACCGCAGCGGCGCCGCAGTTCGTTGTGGATCCACCCGTGCGGCTTGCCGGTGCGGTGATGGGCGATCGACACCAGGGTGTTCAGCTCGCGGCGGAGCTCCCGCAGCTGGCCGTGCACGGTGGCCGACGGGGCCTCGACGCCCGGCCCCGACCCGGCTTGTTGGGCCCGCTTCTGCAGCTGTTCTTCCTGGCGCTGGTGCAGCAGCGCGCGCATCTGGTCGGCGTCGAGCAGGCCCGGGATGCCGAGGTAGTCGGCCTCCTCGTCGCTGCCTGCCGCGGCGGCGGTGCCGAACGATGAGCCGTCGAAGATGAGCTGATCGAGTTCCGCGTCGGCGCCCAGCGACGTGAACCCCTTGTCCAGGTCGCTCTTCTCGTCCTGGGCCTTGGTGGCGGGATCGTTCTCGAGCGGGTCGCCCTCGGACACGCGATGCGGCTCGCCGAGCACGTGGTTGCGCTGGGCCTCCAGCTCGCTGGCCAGCTGCAGCAGGTTCGGCACCGACGGCACGAAGATGCTCGCGATCTCGCCCGGGCGCCGCGACCGCACGAACCGGCCGATCGCCTGGGCGAAGAACAGCGGCGTCGAGGCGCTGGTGGCGTAGATCCCCACCGACAGCCGCGGCACGTCGACGCCTTCGGAGACCATGCGCACCGCCACCAGCCAGCGGCTGGTGCTCGCGGCGAAGTCGCTGATGCGCGCCGAGGAGCCGGGGTCGTCGGAGAGCACCAGCGTCGGCGCCTCGCCGGTCAGCTTGGTCAGCAGGACGGCGTAGGCGCGGGCGGCGGTCTGGTCCGACGCGATGATCATGCCGCCGGCGTCGGGGATGTGGGTGCGCAGCTGGCGCAGCCGCAGATCCGCGGCGGTGATCACCGCGGGCATCCATTCACCGGCCGGGTCGAGCGCCGTGCGCCACGCGCGCGCGGTCTGCTCGGCGGAAAGCGGCTCGCCGAGCCGCGCGGCGTGCTCCTCGCCGGCGCTGTCACGCCACCGGGCCTCCCCGGAGTAGGCGAGGAAGACGACCGGCCGGACCACGCCGTCGGCGAGCGCGTCGGTGTAGCCGTAGGTGTGATCGGCCTGCGACCGCCGTATCCCGTCGGGACCCGCCTCGTAGGTCACGAACGGGATGGGGCTGTCGTCGCTGCGAAAGGGCGTCCCCGTCAGGGCCAGCCGGCGGGTGGCGTCGCCGAACGCCTCGCGGATCGCGTCGCCCCACGTCTTGGCGTCGCCGCCGTGGTGGATTTCGTCGAAGACGACCAGCGTCTTGCGCTGTTCGGTGCGCACCCGGTGCAACGTCGGATGCGCGGCGACCTGGGCGTAGGTGACCATCACGCCGTGATACTCCGGAGCGATCCGCGCATTGCTGTTGGAGAACTTCGGGTCCAGGGCCAGGCCGTAGCGCTGCGCGGCCTGCGCCCACTGCACCTTCAGGTGCTCGGTGGGCACCACGACGGTGATGTGCTCGACGGCCCGCTGGCCGAGCAGTTCGGCCGCCACCCGCAGGGCGAAGGTCGTTTTCCCCGAGCCCGGCGTGGCCACCGCCAGGAAATCGCGCGGCTGGGCGGCGAGGTACTTGACCAGCGCCCTGCGCTGCCAGCCGCGCAGCACGCCGGTGCCGCTGGTGTCGCCGGGAACGCTGTCGGGCTGCGCGTGGATGCTGCTGAGCGGCACCGACACAGGCCCCCCGTTCGTTACTCGTCGACGCGGCTGACTCGATTGAGTCGCGGCTGTGAAATCTAGCACGCCAACGCTTTTCGGCGCAGTAACGACTCGACTGGCTATCGTGTCGGGCTCACCGTTTCGCGGGTCTGCAGCCATTCGTCGATGCGTCCGGCAACGTCGGCCCAGCCCGGTTCCAGCATCATGTTGTGGCCCATGGAAAAGAATTCCGGCTCGGTCTTGTAGGCGCGCGCGGTGTTGCGCACCTCGCGGACGCTGACGAAGCCGTCGTACTCGGCGCCCAGGACGAGGATCGGCGTCCTCACCCGCTTGGTGCGGACGCGGCGGACGATCGGGTCGGTCATGGCGGCGCGAACGCTCTCGGCCCCGGCGCGCTGCCGGCAGGATTCGACGACGGCCTCGGGCGTGTCGGCGCAGAACAGGTACTCGCGGGCCAGCGCCGGGGTGGCGAGGAATCTGAGCAGCGTGGGATCGCTCCACGATTCGATCGTCATCGACGGCCGGCGGCGCCACACCCGCAACGCCAGGGTGAGCACGCCCTGCGGCGGCACCGAGCCCACCAGCACCGCGGCCGGGGTGCTGCGATCTTCGAGGTAGCGCTGGATCACGAAGCCGCCCAGGGAATGGCCGACCAGCACCGGCGCGCCGCCCAGGTCGTCGGCCACCGAACGGACGTCGTCGATGTAGTCGGCGATGGACACCTTCGGCAGTGGCTTGGCCGTGGGGCTGGCGCCGTGCCCGCGCAGGCTCATCGCGACCGCGCGGTAGCCGGCATCGGCGAAGAAGTCCAGGAAGTGTTCCCAGCACCACGCGCCGTGCCAGCCGCCGTGCACGAAGAGCAGCGGCACGGGATGCGCTTCGCTGCAGGACCCCTTGTCGATCACCTCGAGCATGAGCTGACCTTCGTTTGCCCGGCGGCCGGTCGTCAAGGCTTTCCGGCCTGTTCAGAGCCGCGGGTGTGCGGTTGGCCGCACACTCGACGTCGAGTGTGAAGCCAGCGGCACACTCGCGCACGCGCACGACCACTAGGCTGGCGGGGTGTTTGAATCGCTGTCCGACCGTTTGACCGGTGCCCTTGCCGGGCTGCGCGGCAAGGGTCGATTGACCGACGCCGATATCGAGGCCACCACCCGCGAGATCCGGCTGGCGCTGCTGGAAGCCGACGTGTCGCTGCCCGTGGTGCGCGCCTTCGTCACCCGGATCAAGGACCGCGCCAAGGGCGCCGAGGTGTCCGGCGCGCTCAATCCGGCGCAGCAGGTCGTCAAGATCGTCAACGAAGAACTCATCGGCATCCTGGGCGGCGAGACCCGCCAGCTGGCGTTCGCCAAGGCGCCGCCGACCGTGATCATGCTCGCGGGTCTGCAGGGTTCCGGTAAGACGTCGCTGGCCGGCAAGCTGGCCTCCTGGCTGCGCGGCCAGGGCCACACCCCGCTGCTGGTGGCGTGCGACCTGCAGCGCCCGGCCGCGGTGAACCAGCTGCAGGTCGTCGGTGAGCGCGCCGGCGTGCCGGTGTTCGCGCCGCATCCCGGCGAGTCGCCCGGATCCGGCCCCGGCGATCCGGTCGCGGTCGCGGCCGCCGGACTCGCCGAGGCCCGGGCCAAGCACTTCGACGTCGTCATCGTCGACACCGCCGGCCGGCTGGGCATCGACGACGAGCTGATGTCGCAGGCCGCGGCGATCCGCGAGGCGATCAATCCCGACGAAGTCCTGTTCGTGCTCGACGCGATGATCGGTCAGGACGCCGTCACCACCGCGGAGGCGTTCCGCGAGGGCGTCGGCTTCACCGGCGTGGTGCTGACCAAGCTGGACGGTGACGCCCGCGGTGGCGCGGCGCTCTCGGTTCGCGAGGTGACCGGCGTCCCAATCCTTTTCGCCTCCACCGGCGAGAAGCTGGAGGACTTCGACGTCTTCCACCCCGACCGGATGTCCAGCCGCATCCTGGGCATGGGCGACGTGCTGAGCCTGATCGAGCAGGCCGAGCAGGTCTTCGACGCCGAGCAGGCCGAGGCCGCCGCGGTCAAGATCGGCAGCGGCGAGCTCACGCTCGAGGACTTCCTGGAGCAGATGCTGGCCATCCGCAAGATGGGCCCGATCGGCAACCTGCTGGGCATGCTGCCCGGCGCCGGGCAGATGAAGGACGCGCTGGCCCAGGTCGACGACAGCCAGCTCGACCGCCTGCAGGCCATCATCCGCGGCATGACCCCCGCCGAGCGCGCCGACCCGAAGATCATCAACGCGTCGCGGCGGCTGCGCATCGCCAACGGCTCGGGCGTCACGGTGTCCGAGGTCAACCAGCTGGTGGACCGCTTCTTCGAGGCCCGCAAGATGATGTCGTCGATGCTCGGCGGCATGGGCATCCCCGGCATCGGCCGCAAGTCGGCGACGCGAAAGTCCAAGGGCGCCAAGGGTAAGGCGGGCAAGAAGGGCAAGAAGGCCGGACGCGGCCCGACGCCGCCGAAGGCGCGCAACCCGCTGATGCAGGGCATGCCGGCCGGATTCCCCGACCTGTCGCAGATGCCCGAAGGCCTCAACGAGCTGCCGCCCGGCCTGGCCGACTTCGACCTGTCCAAGCTGAAGTTCCCCGGAAAGAACTAGCCGCCCGGTGCGCATGCACGTGCGGGGCGTGGGGCTGCCCGACGAAACCGAGATCGAACTGTGGATCGTCGACGGCCGCATCAGCGCCGAACCGGTCGCCGGCGCCGACACCGTCTTCGACGGGGGCTGGATCCTGCCCGGGCTGGTCGACGCCCACTGCCACGTCGGCCTCGGTGATCACGGCGAGATCCCGCTGGACGACGCAATCGCGCAGGCCGAGATCGAACGTGACGTCGGCGCGCTGCTGTTGCGGGACTGCGGCTCGCCCACCGACACCCGCAGCCTCGACGACCGCGACGATCTGCCCCGCATCATCCGCGCCGGTAAGCACCTGGCCAGACCCAAGCGGTACGCGGCGGGCTTCTCGCGCGAGCTGGACGACGAATGGCAGCTGCCCGACGCGGTGGCGCAGGAGGCGAAGCGCGGCGACGGCTGGGTCAAGCTGGTCGGCGACTGGATCGACCGCGGCGTCGGCGATCTGGCCCCGCTGTGGTCCGACGAGGTGCTCAAGGCCGCCATCGAGACGGCGCACGCGCACGGTGCCCGGGTCACCGCGCACGTCTTCAGCGAGGACGCGCTGCCCGGCCTGATCAACGCCGGCATCGACTGCATCGAGCACGGCACCGGCCTGACCGACGACACCATCGAGTTGATGGTCGAGCGCGGGACCGTGCTGGTCCCGACGCTGGTCAACATCGTGGAGAACTTCCCCGGGATCGCCGAGGCCGCCGCGAAGTATCCGGCGTACGCGGCACACATGCGCGACCTGCACGCTCGCGGCCTGTCCCGGATCGCCGCGGCCCGCGAGGCGGGCGTGCCGATCTACGCCGGCAGCGACGCGGGCACCATGGTGGCGCCCGGGCGCATCGCCGACGAGGTCGAGGCGCTCAAGAGCATCGGGATGACCCCGACAGACGCGCTGGGCGCGGCGTGCTGGGACGCGCGCCGCTGGCTCGGCCGGCCCGCCCTCGATCACGGCGCATCGGCGGACCTGCTGTGCTACTCGAGCGACCCGCGCTCGGGCGCCGCCGTGCTGAAGAGTCCCGACCTGATCATGCTGCGCGGCAAGATCTTTCGTTCACCGGCCGGTTAGCCGCGCGTCGCGGCGCGCGGGCGGATAGGATCGCCGAATGTCGTTGCCCAGCGGCGCGAGCTTTGCCGGCTACATCGTGTCGCGAGGGCTGGGTTCAGGAGTGCGGGGTGAGGTCTACCTCGTCCAGGATCCCCAGTCGATGCGCCGGCAGGCGTTGAAGGTGCTGTCCGGCGAACTGTCGGCGGACCCCGATTTCAAGGCGCGGTTCCGGGAGGAAACCCCGATCGTCGTCAACCTGCACTACCCCCACATCGTCGAGGTGCACGAGCGCGGCCAGTTCGACGGGCGGCTCTACGTCGCGATGGAATACATCGAAGGCACCAGCGCCGCCCAGCTCATGACCGACCGGTTCCCGGCCGTGTCGCCGGCCGACGAGGTGCTGACCATGGTCACCGCCGTCGCCGGCGCCCTCGACTACGGCCACCTGCGCGGGCTGACGCACCGCGACGTGAAACCGGCCAACATCCTGCTGACCGATCGTGCCGGCGGAAAACAACGAATCCTGTTGACCGATTTCGGCATAGCCCGCCAACTCGCCCATGCAGCTGTCGACGCGACACATGTCAGTGTTGCTTACGCGGCACCGGAACAGTTGAGTGGCGGCGACGTCGACGGGCGTGCCGACCAGTACGCGTTGGCGGCCACCGCATTTCACCTGCTGACCGGCACGCCGCCGGTTGCGCATGCCGACCCCGCGGCCGCGCTGCGCCGGCACCGCGACGGCAAGCTGCCGCGGCTCAGCGACCAGCGTCCCGAGCTGGCGCACCTGGACAGCGTCTTCGCCAAGGCGCTCGCCGAACGACCCGAGGACCGATTCGAAACCTGCCACGACTTTGCCCAGGCGGCAAGCGAACTGGCGGGCCTGTCGACGGGTGTACGCCCCGAACCCGAAGCCGACCCTGAGTCGGACGACGACGAAACGGACACGGCGGCAGTGCCGGAGGGCGTCGCGGCCACGACGCCTGAACCGGACGTGCCCCGCAAGCGCGGGCCGCGAAAGCTCTTGGTGGGTGCCGCGGTGGTGGCACTCGTCGCGGGGGCGCTGGTTGCGGGCATCGCCATCGGGCGCCACACCGGCACCACGCCCAAGCGGGTCGCCGCTGCGGCGCCGACCACACCGGCGCCCCGGCCCGCCCCACTCGACGGCAGCTACCGCATCGAGGCCCAGCGCACCAAGCAGACCTACAACTACGTCGCCGATCCGCAGCCGCCGGACGTCAGTACGTGGTGGGCGTTCCGGTCGTCGTGCACACAGAAGGGCTGCTCGGCCGCCGCGATGCAGCTCGACGACAACGACCACGTCCAGGCAATGTCACCGGGCGGGGGATCCCTCTTCATGCAATTCGCGGACGGCGAGTGGCAGTCCGCGCCGGTGGACCTCGACTTCCCGTGCGTGGGTCCGGACGGATCGCAGTCCGCCCAGAGCACGACGATGGTGCTGGCGTTGCGACCGCAGCCCAACGGGGAGTTCGTCGGCGAGGAGGTCGTCACCGTGCGAACGGATGAGTGCGGCCAGCGGTCGGCCGTGATCAGGGTGCCCACGGTGGCGCGCCGGACGGGCGAGGTGCCGCCGGCCGTGGCCGTGCCGGAGCCCGGCTCGGGCCCGCAGAGCCCGGAGCTGCACCCGCCGAGCGCCGCGCCGACGGCGGCGCCGTTTCGGCCTCAGAACTGATCGATGACCGGATGAGCCGGCAGCTTTACCGGGTCGGCGTGTCGCCCCGGTAAAAGATTGCGAGTGATCGCTATCTATGTTAGCGTTCCGGGCATCGACGACATGGAGGAAACCATGGCCTACGACGTGATCATTCGCGACGGATTGTGGTTCGACGGCACGGGCAGCGCCCCGCTGACGCGCACGCTCGGCATCCGCGACGGCGTCGTGGCCACGGTGTCCGCCGAGCCGCTGGACGAGACCGGGTGCCCCGAGGTGATCGACGCGGCCGGCAAGTGGGTGGTGCCGGGGTTCCTCGACGTGCACACCCACTACGACGCCGAGGTGCTGCTGGATCCCGGACTGCGCGAGTCGGTGCGCCACGGCGTCACCACGGTGCTGCTGGGCAACTGTTCGTTGTCGACGGTGTACGCCGATTCCCAGGACGCCGCCGACCTGTTCAGCCGGGTGGAGGCGGTGCCGCGCGAATACGTCTTCGGCGCCTTGGATGCCAACCGGACCTGGTCGACGGCCGAGGAGTACATCAAGGCGATCGACGCCCTGCCGCTGGGGCCCAATATCGGTTCGCTGCTTGGCCATTCGGATCTGCGGACCGCGGTGCTCGGGTTGGATCGGGCCACCGACGCGACCGTGCGGCCCACCGAGGGCGAGCTGCAGAAGATGGCCGGCCTGCTCGACGAGGCCCTCGACGCCGGCATGCTCGGCATGTCCGGGATGGACGCCCCGATCGACAAACTCGACGGTGAGCGGTTCCGGTCGCGCGCCCTGCCGTCCACCTTCGCGACGTGGCGGGAGCGGCGCAGGCTGATCAAGGTGCTGCGCAAGCGGCGCCGCATTCTGCAGAGCGCCCCCAACGTGGCTAAGCCGTCGACGGGGATGCTGTTCTTCCTGGCCAGCAGCCGGATACTCAACTGGGGCAAGGGCGTTCGGATGAGTATGCTGGTTTCCGCCGACGCCAAATCGATGCCCCTGTCGGTCTATGTGTTCGGCCCGGGCACGCGCCTGCTCAACAGGCTGCTGGGTTCCCAGGTGAAATTCCAGCACCTGCCGGTGCCCTTCGAGTTGTACTCCGACGGAATCGACCTGCCGGTCTTCGAGGAGTTCGGCGCCGGGACGGCGGGCCTGCACCTGCGGGACCAGTTGGAGCGCAACGAGTTACTGGCGGACAAGGACTACCGCCGGCGCTTCCGGCGCGAGTTCGACCGCGTCAAGCTCGGGCCGTCGCTGTGGCACCGTGACTTCCACGACGCGGTCATCGTCGAATGCCCGGATAAGTCGTTGATCGGCAAGAGCTTCGGCGCGATCGCCGACGAGCGCAAGCTGCACCCGCTCGACGCGTTCCTGGACGTGCTCGTCGAGAACGGTGAACGCAATGTCCGGTGGACGACCGTCGTCGCCAACCACCGCCCGAAGCTGCTGGACGCGCTCGCCACCGAAAACAGCGTGCACATGGGCTTCTCGGATGCCGGTGCGCACCTGCGCAACATGGCGTTCTACAACTTCGCGCTGCGGATGCTCAAGCGCACCCGGGACGCCTACCGCGCGGGCGTGCCCTTCATGTCGATCGAACACGCCGTGCACCGCCTCACCGGGGAACTGGCCGAGTGGTTCGGCATCGACGCCGGCACGCTACGGCAGGGCGACCGCGCCGACTTCGTGGTGATCGACCCGGCCGGGCTCGACGGCTCCGTCGACGGCTACCACGAGGAGGCGGTGCCGTTCTACGGCGGCCTGCGGCGCATGGTCAACCGCAACGACGACGCCGTGGTCGCCACCGGCGTGGGTGGCGTGGTCGTCTTCGGCGGAAGCCATGCCAAAGGCGAATTCCGGGACGGCTACGGGCAATCCGTGCGGTCGGGCCGCTACCTGCGGGCGGGGGAGCGCGCCCGCCGGGACAGCGGCGCGCTGGGCGTCACCGCCTGACATGGCCAGAACCCAGCAGCAGCGCCGCGAGGAAACCGTCGGACGGCTCATCGACGCCTGCATCGCCACCATCATCGAGGTCGGCTACGCCCGCGCGTCCGCCGCGGTGATCACCAAGCGGGCCGGGGTGTCGGTGGGCGCGCTGTTCCGCCACTTCGACACCATGGGCGATTTCATGGCGGCCACGGCGTCCGAGGTGTTGCGCCGCCAGCTGGACTCGTTCACCAAGGGCGTCGCCGAGATACCCGCCGACCGGCCGGCGCTGGAAGCCGCGCTGGGCATCCTGCGCGACATCACCAGCGGCCCGGCCAATGCCGTCATCTATGAACTGCTGGTCGCCGCCCGCACCGACGAAAAGCTCAGGGAGACTTTGCAACACGAGCTGGGGCAGTACGCCGCGAAAATCCACGACGCGGCCCGCGCGCTCCCGGGCGCCGAGCGGTTCCCCGAGGACACCTTCCCGGTGTTCGTCGCGCTGATGACCAACGTGTTCGACGGCGCCGCCGTGGTGGAAGGCGTTCTGCCGCAACCGGAGATCGCGGCCCAGCGGATCCCGGTGCTGATGGCGCTGCTGACCGCGGCGCTGCCCGAAAACTGACGAGAACGGTTACAGCGAGCCGATGCTGGACTGCGGGCTCTGCGCGAATCCCCAGTCGAACAGCGTCGCCG
This genomic window contains:
- a CDS encoding metal-dependent hydrolase family protein — protein: MHVRGVGLPDETEIELWIVDGRISAEPVAGADTVFDGGWILPGLVDAHCHVGLGDHGEIPLDDAIAQAEIERDVGALLLRDCGSPTDTRSLDDRDDLPRIIRAGKHLARPKRYAAGFSRELDDEWQLPDAVAQEAKRGDGWVKLVGDWIDRGVGDLAPLWSDEVLKAAIETAHAHGARVTAHVFSEDALPGLINAGIDCIEHGTGLTDDTIELMVERGTVLVPTLVNIVENFPGIAEAAAKYPAYAAHMRDLHARGLSRIAAAREAGVPIYAGSDAGTMVAPGRIADEVEALKSIGMTPTDALGAACWDARRWLGRPALDHGASADLLCYSSDPRSGAAVLKSPDLIMLRGKIFRSPAG
- a CDS encoding serine/threonine-protein kinase — its product is MSLPSGASFAGYIVSRGLGSGVRGEVYLVQDPQSMRRQALKVLSGELSADPDFKARFREETPIVVNLHYPHIVEVHERGQFDGRLYVAMEYIEGTSAAQLMTDRFPAVSPADEVLTMVTAVAGALDYGHLRGLTHRDVKPANILLTDRAGGKQRILLTDFGIARQLAHAAVDATHVSVAYAAPEQLSGGDVDGRADQYALAATAFHLLTGTPPVAHADPAAALRRHRDGKLPRLSDQRPELAHLDSVFAKALAERPEDRFETCHDFAQAASELAGLSTGVRPEPEADPESDDDETDTAAVPEGVAATTPEPDVPRKRGPRKLLVGAAVVALVAGALVAGIAIGRHTGTTPKRVAAAAPTTPAPRPAPLDGSYRIEAQRTKQTYNYVADPQPPDVSTWWAFRSSCTQKGCSAAAMQLDDNDHVQAMSPGGGSLFMQFADGEWQSAPVDLDFPCVGPDGSQSAQSTTMVLALRPQPNGEFVGEEVVTVRTDECGQRSAVIRVPTVARRTGEVPPAVAVPEPGSGPQSPELHPPSAAPTAAPFRPQN
- a CDS encoding N-acyl-D-amino-acid deacylase family protein, which encodes MEETMAYDVIIRDGLWFDGTGSAPLTRTLGIRDGVVATVSAEPLDETGCPEVIDAAGKWVVPGFLDVHTHYDAEVLLDPGLRESVRHGVTTVLLGNCSLSTVYADSQDAADLFSRVEAVPREYVFGALDANRTWSTAEEYIKAIDALPLGPNIGSLLGHSDLRTAVLGLDRATDATVRPTEGELQKMAGLLDEALDAGMLGMSGMDAPIDKLDGERFRSRALPSTFATWRERRRLIKVLRKRRRILQSAPNVAKPSTGMLFFLASSRILNWGKGVRMSMLVSADAKSMPLSVYVFGPGTRLLNRLLGSQVKFQHLPVPFELYSDGIDLPVFEEFGAGTAGLHLRDQLERNELLADKDYRRRFRREFDRVKLGPSLWHRDFHDAVIVECPDKSLIGKSFGAIADERKLHPLDAFLDVLVENGERNVRWTTVVANHRPKLLDALATENSVHMGFSDAGAHLRNMAFYNFALRMLKRTRDAYRAGVPFMSIEHAVHRLTGELAEWFGIDAGTLRQGDRADFVVIDPAGLDGSVDGYHEEAVPFYGGLRRMVNRNDDAVVATGVGGVVVFGGSHAKGEFRDGYGQSVRSGRYLRAGERARRDSGALGVTA
- a CDS encoding TetR/AcrR family transcriptional regulator; this translates as MARTQQQRREETVGRLIDACIATIIEVGYARASAAVITKRAGVSVGALFRHFDTMGDFMAATASEVLRRQLDSFTKGVAEIPADRPALEAALGILRDITSGPANAVIYELLVAARTDEKLRETLQHELGQYAAKIHDAARALPGAERFPEDTFPVFVALMTNVFDGAAVVEGVLPQPEIAAQRIPVLMALLTAALPEN